The Polaribacter sp. MED152 region TAACCAAGCTTATGAATAATCAACAACAGAAATGGTTGTATCTTCTTTTATTATCATTTGTTTGGGGAAGCTCCTTTATATTAATGAAGAAGGCTTTAATAGATTTAACGCCTGTTCAAGTAGGGGCTTTACGCATGTTAGTTGCTGGAGTTGTTTTATTGGCTTTTGGCTTTAAAAGTTTAAAACAAATAAAGAGAAAACACTACAAGTATATTTTTTATACAGCCTTGTTGGGTACATTTTTTCCTGTGTTTTTATTTGCTTTTGCAGTAAATGGTATAGATAGTTCTATAGCTTCTATTCTTAATTCATTAACCCCTTTTAATACATTTATTTTTGGAGTTTTAGCTTTTGGATTAAAATTTAAAAAAGAACAATTAGTAGGTATAGTTATAGGTTTAGTAGGTACAGTTGTACTTATTGTTAAAGGCGCAGATCTAAATCCGAATCAAAATTATTGGTTTACGTTATTAGTGGTAATAGCCTCTATAGGTTACGCTTTAAATGTAAATTTGGTTAAGAAATACCTAAGTGATGTAAGTGCTCTAAGTATTGTTACAGGTAATTTTTTATTATTAGTGATTCCTGCTTTAATAGTGCTTTATTTTTCTGATTTTTTTCAAACCATAGAGTTTACAGAATCTAAAACTAGTGCTTTAGGTTATGTGGCTGTTTTGGCTATTTTTGGAACAGGAATTGCCAAGGTTTTTTACAATAAAATGGTGCATTTGGCTTCGCCTATATTTGCATCGTCAGTTACTTATTTAATACCTATAGTTGCTGTTTTTTGGGGCATTTTAGATGGGGAAGAATTGAGCTTAATTCAATTATTAGCAGGTTTAATAATTTTGCTTGGAGTGTATTTATTGAATAGATCAAAATAAAAAAGAGCCAAAGTGTAACACTTTGACTCTTTTAACTAATATTTTAAAAAGACTTATTCAAAATCAGCGTCTGTAACACCTTCATTTACTTTAATCTCTTTAACTTCAAAGTTTAAATCCATTGGTCCTGTTTTAATACCAACTGAATATGGAAATAAAACTCCGTTTACGGCTTTGTAGTTTCCAAACGTAGTTGGCACTTTTACCTCTTTACCATCTGGAGTTTTAGCTGTTTTTACTTCTTTGGCTTTTAATCCAGTTTTCATGTCATAAAAAACCTCAGTATTATTAAACTTAACTACATAGTAGTTTACGCCATCTATTGGCTCAATTCTGTCTAAAGTACCTTTTTTGTAAGCCATATCAGAAAATGGTACTAAAGTAGCTTTAGCTTCATCTATTTGTGCTTGTGGCATATCCATTTTTTGACCTCTTGCTGATTGGTAACCAGTTTCACCATTAAAAACAGATTTCTGCATTACATTACCCATTACAGCAATTTCTTGCAATGTTTTATTTGG contains the following coding sequences:
- a CDS encoding DMT family transporter, whose translation is MNNQQQKWLYLLLLSFVWGSSFILMKKALIDLTPVQVGALRMLVAGVVLLAFGFKSLKQIKRKHYKYIFYTALLGTFFPVFLFAFAVNGIDSSIASILNSLTPFNTFIFGVLAFGLKFKKEQLVGIVIGLVGTVVLIVKGADLNPNQNYWFTLLVVIASIGYALNVNLVKKYLSDVSALSIVTGNFLLLVIPALIVLYFSDFFQTIEFTESKTSALGYVAVLAIFGTGIAKVFYNKMVHLASPIFASSVTYLIPIVAVFWGILDGEELSLIQLLAGLIILLGVYLLNRSK